One part of the Cyanobacteriota bacterium genome encodes these proteins:
- a CDS encoding amidase family protein, with protein sequence TIPVNLAGLPSMSLPCGFDEQGLPIGIQLIGNVLQEEIIFQVAHAYEQATNWHYRTPAL encoded by the coding sequence GACCATTCCGGTTAACTTAGCAGGGCTACCTAGCATGAGCTTGCCCTGTGGTTTTGATGAGCAAGGCCTGCCGATCGGGATCCAGTTGATTGGGAATGTTTTACAAGAGGAAATCATCTTCCAAGTAGCCCATGCCTATGAACAGGCAACCAACTGGCACTATCGCACTCCAGCA